In Sorghum bicolor cultivar BTx623 chromosome 8, Sorghum_bicolor_NCBIv3, whole genome shotgun sequence, one genomic interval encodes:
- the LOC8068868 gene encoding probable inactive shikimate kinase like 1, chloroplastic isoform X2: MTSHANTLMLLDEKNRPGPGQQDATDWIVPSCIGTDCTAKRNIAKLLANSIIYRYLCSEELLEDVLGGKDALRAFKESDEKGYLEVETEGLKQLTSMGSLVLCCGDGAVMNSTNLGLLRHGVSIWIDVPLEMAANDMLKSTGTQATTDPDSFSQAMSKLRQRYDELKERYGVSDITVSVQSVASQRGYSSVDSVTLEDMVLEIVRQIEKLIRAKEMMEAAGRPF; encoded by the exons ATGACATCTCACGCTAATACTCTAATGTTACTTGATGAAAAAAATAGGCCTGGTCCTGGCCAGCAAGATGCAACTGACTGGATTGTTCCTTCATGCATAGGCACGGATTGCACAGCCAAGCGCAACATCGCCAAGCTGCTTGCGAATTCCATAATATACCGCTACCTCTGCAGTGAGGAACTGCTTGAGGATGTTCTTGGTGGGAAGGACGCCCTCAGAGCCTTCAAAGAATCTGATGAGAAGGGCTATCTTGAAGTCGAG ACCGAAGGGTTAAAGCAGCTCACGTCCATGGGTAGCCTTGTGTTGTGCTGTGGTGATGGCGCTGTCATGAACTCAACCAATCT GGGGCTACTGAGGCATGGTGTCTCCATTTGGATTGATGTTCCTCTTGAAATGGCAGCAAATGATATGCTGAAGAGTACGGGAACACAAGCTACTACGGATCCAGACTCTTTTTCTCAG GCGATGAGCAAGCTCCGTCAGCGGTACGATGAACTGAAAGAGCGCTATGGAGTTTCTGATATTACTGTTTCAGTACAAA GTGTCGCTTCTCAGCGTGGGTACAGCAGCGTTGACTCGGTGACACTTGAGGACATGGTCCTTGAA ATCGTGAGGCAAATCGAGAAGCTGATCCGAGCAAAGGAGATGATGGAAGCTGCAGGGAGGCCCTTCTAA
- the LOC8068868 gene encoding probable inactive shikimate kinase like 1, chloroplastic isoform X1 has protein sequence MAMRAAPAAATGFFSPSSVSPRRFSSATPPASLSTGRCIQRHRLRAFPSSEIPLEELNPSVDLLRKTAEAVGDFRKTPIYIVGTDCTAKRNIAKLLANSIIYRYLCSEELLEDVLGGKDALRAFKESDEKGYLEVETEGLKQLTSMGSLVLCCGDGAVMNSTNLGLLRHGVSIWIDVPLEMAANDMLKSTGTQATTDPDSFSQAMSKLRQRYDELKERYGVSDITVSVQSVASQRGYSSVDSVTLEDMVLEIVRQIEKLIRAKEMMEAAGRPF, from the exons ATGGCGATGCGAgcagctccggcggcggcgacagGCTTCTTCTCTCCATCCTCCGTCTCTCCGAGGCGCTTCTCGTCCGCCACACCGCCGGCGTCACTCTCCACCGGGCGCTGCATCCAGCGCCATCGTCTCCGCGCCTTCCCAA GTTCGGAAATACCTCTAGAGGAACTCAACCCATCCGTCGATCTACTT AGGAAAACTGCGGAGGCCGTCGGCGATTTCAGGAAAACGCCCATCTATATTGTCG GCACGGATTGCACAGCCAAGCGCAACATCGCCAAGCTGCTTGCGAATTCCATAATATACCGCTACCTCTGCAGTGAGGAACTGCTTGAGGATGTTCTTGGTGGGAAGGACGCCCTCAGAGCCTTCAAAGAATCTGATGAGAAGGGCTATCTTGAAGTCGAG ACCGAAGGGTTAAAGCAGCTCACGTCCATGGGTAGCCTTGTGTTGTGCTGTGGTGATGGCGCTGTCATGAACTCAACCAATCT GGGGCTACTGAGGCATGGTGTCTCCATTTGGATTGATGTTCCTCTTGAAATGGCAGCAAATGATATGCTGAAGAGTACGGGAACACAAGCTACTACGGATCCAGACTCTTTTTCTCAG GCGATGAGCAAGCTCCGTCAGCGGTACGATGAACTGAAAGAGCGCTATGGAGTTTCTGATATTACTGTTTCAGTACAAA GTGTCGCTTCTCAGCGTGGGTACAGCAGCGTTGACTCGGTGACACTTGAGGACATGGTCCTTGAA ATCGTGAGGCAAATCGAGAAGCTGATCCGAGCAAAGGAGATGATGGAAGCTGCAGGGAGGCCCTTCTAA
- the LOC8068092 gene encoding aspartic proteinase nepenthesin-1: protein MARPSRNLLWLALLCAALAFSTCAAAAAAAAGLRLELTHVDAKQNCTTKERMRRATERTHRRLASMAGGGGEASAPIHWNETQYIAEYLIGDPPQQAAAIIDTGSNLIWTQCSTCRANGCFGQDLTFYDPSRSRTAKPVACNDTACLLGSETRCARDGKACAVLTAYGAGAIGGFLGTEVFTFGHGQSSENNVSLAFGCITASRLTPGSLDGASGIIGLGRGKLSLPSQLGDNKFSYCLTPYFSDAANTSTLFVGASAGLSGGGAPATSVPFLKNPDDDPFDSFYYLPLTGITVGTAKLDVPAAAFDLREVAPAKWGGTLIDSGSPFTSLIDVAYQALRDELVRQLGASVVPPPAGAEGLDLCVGGVAPGDAGKLVPPLVLHFGSGGGGGGDVVVPPENYWGPVDDSTACMVVFSSGGPNSTLPLNETTIIGNYMQQDMHLLYDLGQGVLSFQPADCSSV, encoded by the coding sequence ATGGCGAGACCCTCGAGAAACTTGCTCTGGCTCGCGCTCTTGTGCGCCGCCCTGGCGTTTTCCACCtgcgcggcggcagcagcagcagcagcaggcctcCGTCTCGAGCTCACCCACGTCGACGCCAAGCAGAACTGCACCACCAAGGAGCGCATGCGCCGTGCCACCGAGCGCACCCACCGCCGTCTGGCGTCCATggccggtggcggcggcgaggcgAGCGCGCCCATCCACTGGAACGAGACACAGTACATCGCCGAGTACCTCATCGGCGACCCGCCGCAGCAGGCGGCGGCCATCATCGACACCGGCAGCAACCTCATCTGGACGCAGTGCTCCACCTGCCGTGCGAACGGCTGCTTCGGCCAGGACCTCACCTTCTACGACCCGTCCCGGTCGCGCACGGCCAAGCCCGTGGCGTGCAACGACACGGCGTGCTTGCTCGGCTCCGAGACCCGGTGCGCGCGCGACGGCAAGGCGtgcgccgtgctcaccgcctaCGGCGCCGGCGCCATCGGCGGGTTCCTCGGCACCGAGGTGTTCACGTTCGGCCACGGCCAGTCGTCGGAGAACAACGTGAGCCTCGCCTTCGGGTGCATCACCGCGAGCAGGCTCACGCCGGGCTCCCTGGACGGCGCGTCCGGCATCATCGGGCTGGGCAGGGGCAAGCTGTCGCTGCCGTCGCAGCTCGGCGACAACAAGTTCTCCTACTGCCTCACGCCTTACTTCAGCGACGCCGCGAACACGAGCACCCTGTTCGTCGGCGCGTCCGCCGGcctgagcggcggcggcgcgccggcGACGTCCGTGCCGTTCCTCAAGAACCCTGACGACGACCCGTTCGACTCGTTCTACTACCTTCCCCTCACTGGGATCACGGTGGGGACAGCCAAGCTCGACGTCCCCGCGGCCGCGTTCGACCTCCGGGAGGTCGCGCCGGCGAAGTGGGGCGGCACGCTCATCGACTCGGGCTCCCCGTTCACGAGCCTCATCGACGTGGCGTACCAGGCACTGAGAGATGAGCTCGTCCGGCAGCTGGGCGCCAGCGTcgtgccgccgccggccgggGCGGAAGGGCTCGACCTGTGCGTCGGCGGCGTGGCGCCGGGGGACGCCGGAAAGCTGGTGCCCCCGCTGGTCCTGCACTTcggaagcggcggcggcggcggcggggacgtCGTGGTGCCGCCGGAGAACTACTGGGGGCCCGTGGACGACAGCACGGCGTGCATGGTGGTGTTCAGCTCGGGAGGGCCGAACAGCACGCTGCCGCTGAACGAGACGACCATCATCGGCAACTACATGCAGCAGGACATGCACCTGCTCTACGACCTCGGACAAGGCGTGCTCTCCTTCCAGCCGGCGGACTGCAGCTCCGTGTGA
- the LOC110429913 gene encoding translocon-associated protein subunit beta gives MARCLALVALLVLGLAAAPAAAAAADAPFVVAHKKVSLSRPKPGVERVAVSLDLYNQGSATAYDVSINDDSWPTEAFELVTGEKSKTLERLDPGATASHTFVLETKTQGRFQGSPAIITYRVPTKTALQEAYSTPIFPLDILAERPPEKKFEWAKRLVAKYGSLVSVVSFVGLFIYLVASPSKSGSKASKKRR, from the exons ATGGCGCGGTGCCTCGCGCTCGTcgccctcctcgtcctcggcctcgccgccgcccccgccgccgccgccgcggccgacgCGCCCTTCGTCGTCGCGCACAAGAAGGTTTCGCTCTCCCGCCCCAAGCCGGGCGTCGAGCGCGTCGCCGTCTCCCTCGACCTCTACAACCAGGGATCCGC GACTGCCTATGACGTCTCCATTAATGATGACTCTTGGCCAACAGAAGCGTTTGAGCTTGTCACTGGAGAGAAATCGAAGACATTAGAAAGGCTTGACCC TGGTGCCACTGCTTCACACACATTTGTCCTCGAGACCAAGACACAGGGCAGGTTCCAGGGTTCACCAGCTATTATTACATACCGTGTTCCCACAAAGACAGCTCTTCAG GAGGCCTACTCAACTCCCATCTTCCCACTGGATATTCTTGCTGAGAGACCTCCAGAGAAGAAGTTTGAATGG GCTAAG AGGCTTGTGGCGAAATACGGGTCACTTGTGTCTGTTGTCTCGTTTGTTGGACTGTTTATCTACCTCGTCGCGAGCCCATCAAAGAGCGGCTCAAAAGCAAGCAAGAAGAGACGCTGA